From the genome of Streptomyces sp. NBC_01317, one region includes:
- a CDS encoding HD domain-containing protein codes for MPDLDHGPDSAPGPALRDRFATALRDAAREAEIRDPYPYADQLLTRWSEPQRRYHTVDHLRAVLDHIDTLVRYADDPDLVRLAAWFHDAVYRPDRSENEERSARLAELALPEAGLSQEGTDEVARLVRLTTTHAATDDDRNGAVLCDADLAVLGSAPEEYDAYAAAVREEYGFVPEDGFRAGRAAILEQLLDLPRLFRTPHGELEWEARARRNLAAELRTLTS; via the coding sequence ATGCCCGACCTCGACCACGGCCCGGACTCCGCGCCGGGCCCCGCCCTCCGCGACCGCTTCGCCACCGCCCTGCGCGACGCGGCGCGGGAGGCGGAGATCCGCGACCCGTACCCCTACGCCGACCAGCTGCTCACCCGCTGGTCGGAGCCCCAGCGGCGCTACCACACCGTCGACCACCTCCGCGCGGTCCTGGACCACATCGACACACTGGTGCGGTACGCCGACGATCCGGACCTCGTCCGCCTCGCCGCCTGGTTCCACGACGCCGTCTACCGCCCCGACCGCTCCGAGAACGAGGAGCGCTCCGCCCGCCTCGCCGAACTCGCCCTCCCCGAGGCCGGGTTGAGCCAGGAGGGTACGGACGAGGTCGCCCGGCTCGTCCGCCTCACCACCACCCACGCAGCCACCGACGACGACCGCAACGGCGCCGTCCTGTGCGACGCCGACCTCGCCGTCCTGGGCTCGGCCCCGGAGGAGTACGACGCGTACGCCGCCGCGGTGCGCGAGGAGTACGGCTTTGTCCCCGAGGACGGCTTCCGGGCGGGCCGGGCCGCGATCCTGGAGCAACTCCTGGACCTGCCACGCCTGTTCCGTACCCCCCACGGCGAACTGGAGTGGGAGGCCCGCGCCCGCAGGAACCTGGCGGCGGAGCTGCGCACCCTGACCTCGTAG
- a CDS encoding heavy metal translocating P-type ATPase, whose product MTCASCAARVEKKLNRMDGVEATVNYATEKAKVSYRGAGLSVRDLIATVEATGYTAQEPAPEPPADTGGREDGPEDGPEDSAAESTRDAEDNALRPLRARLITAVVLSLPVIAMAMIPALQFTNWQWLSLTLTAPVVTYAAWPFHRAAWTNARHGAATMDTLISLGTSAAFLWSVWALFFGTAGMPGMTHAFEFTISRSDGAGNIYLEAAAGVTAFLLAGRYFEARAKRKAGAALRTLLELGAKEVTVLREGRESVIPTRQLRVGDHFLVRPGEKIATDGTVVEGSSAVDASMLTGESVPVEVSAGDPVTGATLNAGGRLVVEATKVGSDTQLARMARMVEDAQNGKAAAQRLADKISAVFVPVVMGLALATLGFWLGAGAGATAAFTAAVAVLIIACPCALGLATPTALMVGTGRGAQLGILIKGPEVLESTRRVDTIVLDKTGTVTTGRMTLLATHAADGTDERDVLRLAGALEHASEHPLARAVAEAATARAGTLPTPEDFANLPGLGVQGVVEGHAVLVGRVKLLAEWEIHLPEALDAARKSAEAAGRTAIAVAWDGEARGLLEIADAVKETSPEAVRQLRALGLTPILLTGDNQAVAESVAAQVGIDQVIAEVMPEDKVDVVKRLQAEGRTVAMAGDGVNDAAALAQADLGLAMGTGTDAAIEAADLTLVRGDLRATADAVRLARRTLGTIKGNLFWAFAYNLAALPLAAAGLLSPMIAGAAMAFSSVFVVGNSLRLRNFKTLSRTS is encoded by the coding sequence GGGCGCCGGCCTCTCCGTACGCGATCTCATCGCCACCGTCGAGGCCACCGGCTACACCGCCCAGGAGCCCGCCCCCGAGCCGCCAGCCGACACCGGAGGACGGGAGGACGGACCGGAGGACGGACCGGAGGACAGCGCGGCGGAAAGCACCAGGGACGCCGAGGACAACGCCCTGCGCCCCCTCCGCGCCCGCCTGATCACCGCCGTCGTCCTCTCCCTCCCCGTCATCGCCATGGCGATGATCCCCGCGCTCCAGTTCACCAACTGGCAGTGGCTCTCCCTCACCCTCACCGCCCCCGTCGTCACCTACGCCGCCTGGCCCTTCCACCGCGCCGCGTGGACCAACGCCCGGCACGGCGCCGCCACGATGGACACGCTCATCTCCCTCGGCACGTCGGCGGCGTTCCTCTGGTCGGTGTGGGCCCTGTTCTTCGGTACGGCGGGCATGCCGGGGATGACCCATGCCTTCGAGTTCACCATCTCCCGCTCCGACGGCGCCGGGAACATCTATCTCGAAGCCGCCGCCGGTGTCACCGCGTTCCTGCTGGCCGGCCGCTACTTCGAGGCCCGCGCCAAGCGCAAGGCCGGGGCCGCCCTCCGTACGCTGCTGGAACTGGGCGCCAAGGAAGTCACCGTCCTGCGCGAAGGCCGCGAAAGTGTCATCCCCACCCGGCAGTTGAGGGTCGGCGACCACTTCCTCGTACGGCCCGGCGAGAAGATCGCCACCGACGGCACAGTGGTCGAGGGCTCCTCGGCCGTGGACGCCTCGATGCTGACCGGCGAGTCCGTCCCGGTGGAGGTCTCCGCCGGCGACCCCGTCACCGGCGCGACCCTCAACGCCGGGGGACGCCTGGTCGTGGAGGCCACGAAGGTCGGCTCCGACACCCAACTCGCCCGTATGGCACGGATGGTGGAGGACGCCCAGAACGGCAAGGCCGCCGCCCAGCGCCTCGCCGACAAGATCTCCGCCGTGTTCGTCCCGGTCGTCATGGGGCTCGCGCTCGCCACGCTCGGCTTCTGGCTCGGCGCGGGAGCCGGCGCGACCGCCGCCTTCACCGCCGCCGTCGCCGTGCTGATCATCGCCTGCCCCTGCGCGCTGGGCCTGGCCACCCCGACCGCCCTCATGGTCGGTACGGGACGCGGCGCCCAGCTCGGCATCCTCATCAAGGGCCCCGAGGTGCTGGAGTCGACGCGCCGCGTCGACACGATCGTGCTCGACAAGACGGGCACGGTCACCACCGGCCGGATGACCCTCCTCGCCACCCACGCGGCGGACGGTACGGACGAGCGCGACGTCCTGCGTCTGGCGGGCGCGCTGGAGCACGCCTCCGAGCACCCCCTCGCCCGCGCCGTCGCCGAGGCCGCCACCGCACGCGCCGGTACGCTGCCCACCCCCGAGGACTTCGCGAACCTCCCCGGCCTCGGCGTCCAGGGTGTCGTCGAGGGCCACGCCGTCCTCGTGGGCCGGGTGAAGCTCCTCGCCGAGTGGGAGATCCACCTCCCCGAGGCGCTCGACGCGGCCAGGAAATCGGCCGAGGCGGCGGGCCGTACGGCGATCGCGGTGGCCTGGGACGGCGAGGCGCGCGGCCTCCTGGAGATCGCCGACGCGGTCAAGGAGACCAGCCCCGAGGCCGTACGGCAGCTCCGCGCCCTCGGCCTGACACCGATCCTGCTCACCGGCGACAACCAGGCCGTCGCGGAATCCGTCGCCGCCCAGGTGGGCATCGACCAGGTCATCGCCGAGGTGATGCCCGAGGACAAGGTCGACGTCGTCAAGCGGCTCCAGGCGGAGGGCAGGACCGTCGCCATGGCCGGCGACGGGGTCAACGACGCCGCCGCGCTCGCCCAGGCCGACCTCGGCCTCGCCATGGGCACGGGCACCGACGCGGCCATCGAGGCCGCCGACCTCACTCTCGTACGCGGCGACCTGCGGGCCACCGCCGACGCCGTCCGCCTCGCCCGCCGCACCCTCGGCACGATCAAGGGCAACCTGTTCTGGGCCTTCGCCTACAACCTCGCCGCGCTGCCGCTGGCCGCCGCCGGACTCCTCAGCCCGATGATCGCGGGCGCGGCGATGGCGTTCTCGTCGGTCTTCGTCGTCGGCAACAGCCTGCGGCTGCGCAACTTCAAGACCCTGTCACGCACCTCGTAA